The following are from one region of the Sandaracinus amylolyticus genome:
- a CDS encoding vWA domain-containing protein — MPSSLRSLSIVAASLALSLGPGCNAGTSGGSDDGGTFTRLPDGRVISTRDGALPPGTCAITQVSTTRVIPTVVVVVDQSGSMTENFGGTDRWNALRNALLDDDGLIKEFENSVRFGIALYTGLDDDPSVPVECPHISSITPAMMNFDAIREMYADERPLQETPTGDALDAILDDLLAIPDPDPDPTIFILATDGEPDTCEVPNPQNGQAEALAAVRRGYRSGIRTFLLSVGREISEAHMQDMANAGIGRDSGDAPYWVAGDDVGLRTALRSIIAGEVSCTLELAGRIDPAQACEGSVVEMTGRGELECNTDWRAVDETHIEILGDACEEFLTSRGATIDAQFPCNVILI; from the coding sequence GTGCCCTCATCGCTTCGTTCGCTGTCGATCGTCGCTGCGTCGCTCGCTCTCTCGCTCGGCCCCGGCTGCAACGCCGGCACGAGCGGCGGCTCGGACGACGGCGGCACGTTCACGCGTCTGCCCGATGGTCGCGTGATCTCGACGCGCGACGGCGCGCTGCCGCCCGGCACCTGCGCGATCACCCAGGTCAGCACGACGCGCGTCATCCCGACGGTCGTCGTGGTCGTCGATCAGTCGGGCTCGATGACCGAGAATTTCGGCGGCACCGATCGCTGGAACGCGCTGCGCAACGCGCTCCTCGACGACGACGGTCTGATCAAGGAGTTCGAGAACAGCGTGCGCTTCGGCATCGCGCTCTACACGGGCCTCGACGACGACCCGAGCGTGCCCGTCGAGTGCCCGCACATCTCGAGCATCACGCCCGCGATGATGAACTTCGACGCGATCCGCGAGATGTACGCCGACGAACGGCCGCTCCAGGAGACGCCCACCGGCGACGCGCTCGACGCGATCCTCGACGATCTCCTCGCGATCCCGGATCCCGATCCCGATCCGACGATCTTCATCCTCGCGACCGACGGCGAGCCCGACACCTGCGAGGTCCCGAACCCGCAGAACGGTCAGGCCGAAGCGCTCGCGGCGGTGCGCCGCGGATATCGCTCGGGCATCCGCACCTTCCTGCTCTCGGTCGGTCGCGAGATCTCCGAGGCGCACATGCAGGACATGGCGAACGCCGGCATCGGTCGCGACAGCGGCGACGCGCCCTACTGGGTCGCCGGCGACGACGTGGGCCTGCGCACCGCGCTGCGCTCGATCATCGCGGGCGAGGTGAGCTGCACGCTCGAGCTCGCAGGCCGCATCGATCCCGCGCAGGCGTGCGAGGGCAGCGTGGTCGAGATGACCGGGCGCGGCGAGCTCGAGTGCAACACCGACTGGCGCGCGGTGGACGAGACGCACATCGAGATCCTCGGCGACGCGTGCGAGGAGTTCCTCACGAGCCGCGGCGCGACGATCGACGCGCAGTTCCCCTGCAACGTGATCCTCATCTGA
- a CDS encoding efflux RND transporter permease subunit, giving the protein MSETRRAGEGIAAIVRHRGVVRAVVMIVAGLFALAIPRLEMRFAPEELVAGDDDAARDASELTRAFGAQEQALVVLVEADDVLAPEVLAWSHSMARFLGSQRGVVRVESLGTTPLPRPTRDDELTLEGLEAGPDEDARRVRAEEAISAAVASDPERFPQGLASLAERGRGPVEVRPAIAGEVPTETERAAIEALVASSGLLRRRMISEDRRVTVIAAVLASDASEDDAGALVASARAHIAEHAPPEGARARLAGLPAMRVSMIDALRTDQVLLVSLAVVGSLLVLALGMRTRGGVLLPMGTVGITLAITMGGMALAGEPINLLTNVIPPLLVTIGLADSLHLVVRYREELREGAPDAMTAASRMLRHMWLPCFVTSFTTAVGFGALVVQGTPILVRFGAIAAIASMTSYFVAIVFVPASLPSFPEEAKVSLDAGRMSRGLDHAIVVLARANARHPRMTIAIASVLMIASLVIARGVVVDSRLLDQFGGGSEIAQVTHLMEEQLDGVRELSIALEADDGRFATPAGIAQLETLARWLREQDGVLRATTMADWLHESWVLVTGEETARSEPFRNDAQVQALRELLASGGVDPLDAFVTDDGRRARIEVRMLDHGARRTLAMLDRFRARADEIDGARVTFGGEAWIASRGLERIVDALGGLGSAVAVIFLVMTLLFRSVRLGLLSIPPNALPLAMTLAYMVLRGIPLHAATVIVFTVTVGLAVDGATHVIARFREQHALGGTPEQILLRTMETSGRAVVLSALTLLLGYGALLFSAFEPIRLFGELSFVAIGGALIAQLVLLPALLAVGVPHEKPSAQGATIEEKQRASA; this is encoded by the coding sequence GTGAGCGAGACGCGGCGAGCGGGGGAGGGGATCGCCGCGATCGTGCGGCACCGCGGTGTGGTGCGCGCGGTGGTGATGATCGTGGCGGGGCTCTTCGCGCTCGCGATCCCGCGGCTCGAGATGCGGTTCGCGCCGGAGGAGCTGGTCGCGGGCGATGACGATGCGGCGCGTGATGCATCCGAGCTCACGCGCGCGTTCGGGGCTCAGGAGCAGGCGCTCGTCGTGCTCGTCGAGGCGGACGACGTGCTCGCGCCCGAGGTGCTCGCGTGGTCGCACTCGATGGCGCGCTTCCTCGGATCGCAGCGCGGCGTGGTGCGGGTGGAAAGCCTGGGCACGACGCCGCTTCCGCGACCCACGCGCGACGACGAGCTGACCCTCGAGGGGCTCGAGGCTGGTCCCGACGAGGACGCGCGACGGGTGCGCGCGGAGGAGGCGATCAGCGCGGCGGTCGCGAGCGATCCCGAGCGATTTCCTCAGGGGCTCGCGTCGCTCGCGGAGCGCGGGCGAGGGCCGGTCGAGGTGCGTCCGGCGATCGCGGGCGAGGTCCCGACCGAGACCGAGCGCGCGGCGATCGAGGCGCTCGTCGCGTCGAGCGGGCTCCTGCGCCGGCGGATGATCAGCGAAGACCGACGCGTGACGGTGATCGCGGCGGTGCTCGCGTCGGATGCGAGCGAGGACGATGCCGGGGCGCTCGTCGCGAGCGCACGCGCCCACATCGCGGAGCACGCGCCCCCGGAAGGAGCGCGCGCCCGGCTCGCGGGGCTCCCGGCGATGCGGGTGTCGATGATCGACGCGCTGCGTACGGATCAGGTGCTCCTCGTCTCGCTCGCGGTGGTCGGGAGCCTGCTCGTGTTGGCGCTCGGGATGCGTACCCGCGGCGGCGTGCTGCTCCCGATGGGCACGGTGGGGATCACCCTCGCGATCACGATGGGCGGGATGGCGCTGGCGGGTGAGCCCATCAACCTGCTCACGAACGTGATCCCGCCCTTGCTCGTGACGATCGGGCTCGCGGACTCGTTGCACCTCGTGGTGCGGTATCGCGAGGAGCTCCGGGAGGGCGCGCCCGACGCGATGACGGCCGCGTCGCGGATGCTGCGGCACATGTGGCTGCCGTGCTTCGTGACGTCGTTCACGACCGCGGTCGGGTTCGGCGCGCTCGTGGTGCAGGGGACGCCGATCCTCGTGCGCTTCGGGGCGATCGCCGCGATCGCGAGCATGACCTCGTATTTCGTGGCGATCGTGTTCGTGCCCGCGTCGCTGCCTTCGTTCCCCGAGGAAGCGAAGGTGTCGCTCGACGCGGGACGGATGTCGCGCGGGCTCGATCACGCGATCGTCGTGCTCGCGCGTGCGAACGCGCGTCATCCGCGGATGACGATCGCGATCGCGTCGGTGTTGATGATCGCGTCGCTCGTGATCGCACGCGGCGTGGTGGTCGACAGCCGTCTGCTCGATCAGTTCGGCGGTGGCTCGGAGATCGCGCAGGTCACGCACCTGATGGAAGAACAGCTCGACGGGGTGCGCGAGCTCTCGATCGCGCTCGAGGCCGACGATGGGCGCTTCGCGACGCCGGCGGGGATCGCGCAGCTCGAGACGCTCGCGCGCTGGCTGCGCGAGCAGGACGGCGTGCTGCGCGCGACCACGATGGCGGACTGGCTGCACGAGTCGTGGGTGCTCGTGACCGGCGAGGAGACCGCGCGATCCGAGCCGTTCCGGAACGATGCGCAGGTGCAGGCGCTGCGTGAGCTGCTCGCGTCGGGGGGCGTCGATCCGCTCGATGCGTTCGTGACCGACGACGGGCGGCGTGCGCGCATCGAGGTCCGAATGCTCGATCACGGGGCGCGGCGGACGCTCGCGATGCTCGACCGGTTTCGTGCGCGTGCGGACGAGATCGACGGCGCGCGCGTGACGTTCGGCGGTGAGGCGTGGATCGCGTCGCGCGGGCTCGAGCGGATCGTGGACGCGCTGGGCGGGCTCGGCTCGGCGGTGGCCGTGATCTTCCTGGTGATGACGCTGCTCTTCCGGAGCGTGCGGCTGGGGCTGCTGAGCATTCCGCCGAACGCGCTGCCGCTCGCGATGACGCTCGCGTACATGGTGCTGCGCGGGATTCCGCTGCACGCGGCGACGGTGATCGTGTTCACGGTGACGGTGGGGCTCGCGGTCGACGGCGCGACACACGTCATCGCGCGCTTCCGCGAGCAGCACGCGCTCGGAGGGACGCCCGAGCAGATCCTGCTGCGCACGATGGAGACCAGCGGGCGCGCGGTGGTGCTCTCGGCGCTCACGCTGTTGCTCGGGTATGGCGCGCTGCTCTTCAGCGCGTTCGAGCCGATCCGTCTGTTCGGCGAGCTCTCGTTCGTCGCGATCGGCGGCGCGCTGATCGCGCAGCTCGTGCTGTTGCCGGCGCTGCTCGCGGTGGGCGTGCCCCACGAGAAGCCGAGCGCGCAGGGCGCGACGATCGAGGAGAAGCAGCGCGCGTCGGCGTGA
- the dtd gene encoding D-aminoacyl-tRNA deacylase — MRAVAQRVAHAEVEVDGEIVGRIDRGLLVYLGAAKEDVESDVDYVAGKLANLRIFEDDQGKMSRSVLDVGGAVLVVSQFTLFGDVRRGRRPSFDDAAPPDLARLRYEEVCTRLRAMGLRVETGRFRAHMDVRSQVDGPVTILLDSRKLF; from the coding sequence ATGCGAGCCGTCGCACAACGCGTCGCGCACGCCGAGGTCGAAGTCGACGGCGAGATCGTCGGACGCATCGACCGCGGCCTCCTCGTGTACCTCGGAGCCGCGAAAGAAGACGTCGAGTCCGACGTCGACTACGTCGCCGGAAAGCTCGCGAACCTGCGCATCTTCGAAGACGACCAAGGCAAGATGTCGCGCTCCGTGCTCGACGTCGGCGGTGCCGTCCTCGTCGTCTCGCAGTTCACGCTGTTCGGCGACGTACGCCGCGGCCGTCGCCCGTCGTTCGACGACGCCGCACCGCCCGATCTCGCGCGCCTCCGCTACGAAGAAGTGTGCACGCGCCTTCGCGCGATGGGCCTCCGCGTCGAGACCGGCCGCTTCCGCGCCCACATGGACGTGCGCTCCCAGGTCGACGGCCCCGTCACCATCCTGCTCGACAGTCGAAAGCTCTTCTGA
- a CDS encoding arginine N-succinyltransferase: MTTDPRVRYEIRAATRADKDEILELARFLDSVNLPNDEPTIAEILEHSEQSFTGEIGDPRRRNYVFVLRDLEQKRAVGTSMVIAQLGRKDAPYIYFDVHVEERYSATLDKHFAHQVLSIGYSYNGPTEIGGLVVHPAVRRSPERLGMLISYVRFLWIAQHRDDFQDRVLAELLPPLEPDGTSHLWESVGRHFTGLTYREADRLSKRNKEFIRGLFPDGDIYASLLRPEAQDVIGKVGPQTRGVEKLLRRIGFRYWNRVDPFDGGPHFIAQTDEILLVQRTRGARVLRSTTDPLPGAKALIAREHDAAPHFHAVPSHFQLAAEGTGQVVLPEETCLHLGLVPGDEIALLPLD; the protein is encoded by the coding sequence ATGACGACCGACCCTCGTGTTCGCTACGAGATCCGCGCCGCCACCCGCGCCGACAAGGACGAGATCCTCGAGCTCGCGCGCTTCCTCGACTCGGTGAACCTCCCGAACGACGAGCCCACGATCGCCGAGATCCTCGAGCACAGCGAGCAGTCCTTCACCGGCGAGATCGGCGATCCACGCCGCCGCAACTACGTCTTCGTGCTGCGCGATCTCGAGCAGAAGCGCGCGGTCGGCACGTCGATGGTGATCGCGCAGCTCGGCCGAAAAGACGCCCCGTACATCTACTTCGACGTGCACGTCGAGGAGCGCTACTCGGCCACGCTCGACAAGCACTTCGCGCATCAGGTGCTGTCGATCGGCTACTCGTACAACGGCCCGACCGAGATCGGCGGCCTCGTGGTGCACCCCGCCGTGCGCCGCAGCCCCGAGCGCCTCGGCATGCTCATCTCGTACGTGCGCTTCCTGTGGATCGCGCAGCACCGCGACGACTTCCAGGACCGCGTCCTCGCCGAGCTCCTCCCCCCGCTCGAGCCCGACGGCACGTCCCACCTCTGGGAGTCGGTCGGCCGTCACTTCACGGGCCTGACCTACCGTGAGGCAGATCGCCTCTCCAAGCGGAACAAGGAATTCATCCGCGGCCTGTTCCCCGACGGCGACATCTACGCGTCGCTCCTCCGCCCCGAAGCGCAGGACGTCATCGGGAAAGTCGGCCCCCAGACCCGCGGCGTCGAGAAGCTCCTCCGCCGCATCGGCTTCCGCTACTGGAACCGCGTCGACCCGTTCGACGGCGGCCCGCACTTCATCGCCCAGACCGACGAGATCCTCCTCGTCCAACGAACCCGCGGCGCCCGCGTCCTCCGCAGCACGACCGACCCGCTCCCCGGCGCGAAAGCGCTCATCGCGCGCGAGCACGACGCGGCCCCGCATTTCCACGCGGTCCCCTCGCATTTCCAGCTCGCCGCCGAAGGAACCGGCCAGGTCGTGCTCCCGGAGGAGACCTGCCTGCACCTCGGCCTCGTCCCGGGCGACGAAATCGCGCTGCTCCCGCTCGACTGA
- the coaE gene encoding dephospho-CoA kinase (Dephospho-CoA kinase (CoaE) performs the final step in coenzyme A biosynthesis.), whose translation MTAIVGLTGGIASGKSTVGRIFRELGVHVVDADLVAREVVAKGSEGLAEVVRVFGEDVLAEDGSLDRKKVGAIVFADAEKRRALEAITHPRIAARSMSELAALAQRGDVYGIYEAALLVENGSYRMMQALVVVAASAEVQVARVMARDALDADAARARLAAQLPLEQKIAVADHVIWNDGDLAALRARTDEVHHALLARFGGTGR comes from the coding sequence ATGACGGCGATCGTGGGGCTGACGGGCGGGATCGCGTCGGGGAAGAGCACCGTGGGGCGCATCTTCCGCGAGCTGGGCGTGCACGTGGTCGATGCGGACCTCGTCGCGCGCGAGGTCGTCGCGAAGGGGAGCGAGGGGCTCGCCGAGGTGGTGCGCGTCTTCGGCGAGGACGTGCTCGCGGAGGACGGATCGCTCGATCGCAAGAAGGTCGGGGCGATCGTGTTCGCGGATGCGGAGAAGCGGAGAGCGCTCGAGGCGATCACACATCCACGCATCGCGGCGCGCAGCATGAGCGAGCTCGCGGCGCTGGCGCAGCGCGGGGACGTGTACGGGATCTACGAAGCGGCCTTGCTCGTGGAGAACGGGTCGTACCGGATGATGCAGGCGCTCGTGGTGGTCGCGGCGAGCGCGGAGGTGCAGGTCGCGCGCGTGATGGCGCGCGACGCGCTCGACGCGGATGCGGCGCGGGCGCGGCTCGCGGCGCAGCTTCCGCTCGAGCAGAAGATCGCGGTCGCGGATCACGTGATCTGGAACGATGGAGATCTCGCGGCGCTGCGCGCGCGCACCGACGAGGTGCATCACGCGCTGCTCGCGCGATTCGGGGGGACGGGACGATGA
- a CDS encoding transglycosylase domain-containing protein — MRETDVGLGSVVLRGVELHDDAGALRGSLGELEIVGGLFGLATSGLDAVERIELRGGEIVIDPSVQPESTASSIAGSDEGATRVLPTIAVRDVRAAVRDARGELGSAVVEMRRDPAGALELVARDVVLGAGTSESTTIGELRVVASGSVLDRVEARDVVVEVRDHEGDESEGLLARGRALRGNPEGSGEPTGGAAEGSAFGFLGEAFEARVEGLTVRRSTGDGLRDVLTNLALDVRREGAEAFRTRGEGAPDHGGRLGWDLRVEPLSLRAVGSIELRDVAVAVVEPLLPDALPLHRSEDARLEGALTIEGAGDALHATGRLAVRDLALLSERIAPAPIAGIALELEGESTFLPEQRRLEIARLRVRSGAAHVDVSGAVEWALEHYLFDLRAEMPATRCNDAIAAIPRDLLQEMAAFSLTGSIGGRIEARVDSRDLDATQLTIRVADGCRFEMVPPLADLSRFDAPFVHRVEEPDGAIFETTTGPGTPEWTAIADISPFMLHAVLGHEDGGFFRHSGFSPSSIREALVRNLRAGRYVMGGSTISMQLVKNVFLRREKTLARKVQEVLLVWWIESAWPKERILELYLNVIEYGPGVYGIRNAAQHYFGVQPSELSPAQAAYLATILPNPKAYHSHWEQGALPGSWASRLTRFIRTLGERERYDATAVDEGVREAESLQFHRGGEPPPLREFAGRTAPLPISGAADEVVWDEALDGMVAEEPVDEYE; from the coding sequence GTGCGCGAGACCGACGTCGGGCTCGGATCCGTGGTGCTCCGCGGGGTCGAGCTCCACGACGATGCGGGCGCGCTGCGCGGCAGTCTGGGCGAGCTCGAGATCGTGGGCGGGCTCTTCGGGCTCGCGACGAGCGGTCTCGATGCGGTCGAGCGGATCGAGCTCCGCGGGGGCGAGATCGTCATCGATCCCAGCGTGCAGCCCGAGTCGACGGCGTCGTCGATCGCGGGGAGCGACGAGGGTGCGACGCGGGTGTTGCCCACGATCGCGGTGCGAGACGTCCGCGCGGCGGTGCGGGATGCCCGCGGCGAGCTCGGGAGCGCGGTCGTCGAGATGCGGCGCGATCCGGCGGGGGCGTTGGAGCTCGTCGCGCGGGACGTGGTGCTCGGGGCGGGCACGTCGGAGTCGACGACGATCGGCGAGCTCAGGGTCGTCGCCAGCGGCTCGGTGTTGGATCGGGTCGAGGCGCGCGATGTCGTGGTCGAAGTGCGCGATCACGAGGGCGACGAGAGCGAGGGGCTGCTGGCGCGCGGCCGGGCGCTCCGCGGGAACCCTGAGGGCTCGGGCGAGCCCACGGGGGGCGCGGCCGAGGGGAGTGCGTTCGGGTTCCTCGGGGAGGCGTTCGAGGCTCGCGTGGAGGGGCTCACGGTGCGCCGGAGCACCGGGGACGGGTTGCGCGACGTGCTCACGAATCTCGCGCTCGATGTTCGTCGCGAGGGTGCGGAGGCATTCCGGACGCGCGGCGAAGGAGCGCCCGATCACGGCGGGCGGCTAGGGTGGGATCTCCGGGTCGAGCCACTTTCGTTGCGGGCGGTCGGATCGATCGAGCTGCGCGATGTCGCGGTCGCGGTGGTCGAGCCGCTGCTGCCCGACGCGTTGCCGCTCCACCGGTCCGAGGATGCGCGGCTCGAGGGCGCGCTGACGATCGAAGGGGCGGGCGACGCGCTCCACGCGACGGGGCGGCTCGCGGTGCGCGATCTCGCGCTGCTCTCGGAGCGGATCGCGCCGGCGCCGATCGCCGGGATTGCGCTGGAGCTCGAGGGAGAGTCGACGTTCTTGCCCGAGCAGAGGCGCCTCGAGATCGCCCGGCTGCGCGTGCGGTCGGGCGCCGCGCACGTCGATGTGTCGGGCGCGGTGGAGTGGGCGCTCGAGCATTATCTCTTCGACCTACGCGCGGAGATGCCGGCGACGCGCTGCAATGACGCGATCGCCGCGATTCCGCGCGATCTGCTGCAGGAGATGGCGGCGTTCTCGCTCACGGGGTCGATCGGGGGGCGCATCGAGGCGCGGGTGGACTCGCGCGATCTCGATGCGACGCAGCTGACGATCCGGGTCGCGGATGGGTGCCGGTTCGAGATGGTGCCGCCCCTCGCGGATCTCTCGCGCTTCGATGCGCCGTTCGTGCATCGGGTGGAGGAGCCGGACGGGGCGATCTTCGAGACGACGACCGGGCCCGGGACGCCGGAGTGGACGGCGATCGCGGACATCAGCCCGTTCATGCTCCACGCGGTGCTGGGGCACGAGGACGGCGGGTTCTTCCGGCACTCGGGGTTCTCGCCCTCGTCCATCCGCGAGGCGCTGGTGCGGAACCTGCGCGCCGGGCGCTACGTGATGGGCGGCTCGACGATCTCGATGCAGCTCGTGAAGAACGTGTTCCTGCGCCGCGAGAAGACCCTCGCGCGCAAGGTGCAGGAAGTGCTGCTCGTGTGGTGGATCGAGAGCGCGTGGCCGAAGGAGCGGATCCTCGAGCTCTATCTGAACGTGATCGAGTACGGGCCGGGCGTGTACGGGATCCGGAACGCGGCGCAGCACTACTTCGGGGTCCAGCCCTCGGAGCTCTCGCCGGCGCAGGCCGCGTATCTCGCGACGATCCTGCCGAACCCGAAGGCGTACCACTCGCACTGGGAGCAAGGCGCGCTGCCGGGCTCGTGGGCGTCGCGGCTGACGCGCTTCATCCGCACGCTCGGCGAGCGGGAGCGCTACGACGCGACCGCGGTGGACGAGGGGGTGCGCGAGGCGGAGTCGCTGCAGTTCCATCGCGGCGGGGAGCCGCCGCCGCTCCGGGAATTCGCGGGTCGGACTGCGCCCCTCCCGATCTCGGGCGCCGCAGACGAGGTCGTCTGGGACGAGGCGCTCGACGGAATGGTGGCGGAAGAACCGGTCGACGAGTACGAGTAG
- a CDS encoding DUF3658 domain-containing protein produces the protein MTTWVVQHGLMAAEGELPFEYATPLYDVLTVGPQHRDAQIERLLRRAAGMPSDLDVIDEHLGLLDDGVVLRSEGELGSVLAALWWLDVMRQRGVDLGRVRLAITPVLAPSAEIVRAVRDAQPIGDDLEPLLAIRRAIVADDDVLALTLDDISSTRRAWIANVAHLRDLLPDARGLDVIDALLLEHIGRDWNDAIRVIGNCLGSSSHRIGDRTLWDRIIALSEDRPAIHPRDHADDDEPTALVELALEGPIAIRYARVRRTALAEQVVAGRDVLEIRTYDRWVGGRFLTRDRILRAPALRRA, from the coding sequence ATGACGACCTGGGTCGTCCAACACGGGCTGATGGCGGCGGAGGGCGAGCTGCCCTTCGAGTACGCCACGCCGCTCTACGACGTGCTCACCGTCGGCCCGCAGCACCGTGACGCGCAGATCGAGCGCCTGCTCCGCCGAGCCGCGGGCATGCCGAGCGATCTCGACGTGATCGACGAGCACCTCGGGCTGCTCGACGACGGCGTCGTGCTGCGCAGCGAGGGCGAGCTCGGCAGCGTGCTCGCCGCGCTGTGGTGGCTCGACGTGATGCGCCAGCGCGGTGTCGACCTCGGTCGGGTGCGGCTCGCGATCACCCCGGTGCTCGCGCCCTCTGCCGAGATCGTCCGCGCAGTCCGCGACGCCCAGCCGATCGGCGACGATCTCGAGCCGCTGCTCGCGATCCGCCGCGCGATCGTCGCGGACGACGATGTGCTCGCGCTGACGCTCGACGATATCTCGTCGACACGACGCGCGTGGATCGCGAACGTCGCGCACCTGCGCGATCTCCTGCCCGACGCGCGCGGCCTCGACGTGATCGACGCGCTGCTGCTCGAGCACATCGGCCGCGACTGGAACGACGCAATCCGCGTCATCGGGAATTGCCTCGGCTCCTCGTCGCACCGAATCGGCGACCGCACGCTCTGGGATCGCATCATCGCGCTCTCCGAGGATCGCCCCGCGATCCACCCGCGCGATCACGCGGACGACGATGAGCCCACTGCGCTCGTCGAGCTCGCGCTCGAAGGCCCGATCGCGATCCGCTACGCGCGCGTCCGCCGCACCGCGCTCGCCGAGCAAGTCGTCGCCGGTCGCGACGTCCTCGAGATCCGCACCTACGATCGCTGGGTCGGCGGTCGCTTCCTCACCCGCGACCGCATCCTCCGCGCGCCCGCCCTCCGCCGCGCGTGA